In Methanobacterium formicicum DSM 3637, the genomic window CTGGGGCAAAAAATGAATAGAATAAACTATAAAACTAAAGGTACACCTAAATGTGGGATAAAAAATGAAAAAAGAATCTGTTGGCGTTGTAGAAACTAAACACTACAACCTATCTGAAGAATTAATCTTAGATGGTGGAGACAGTCTAAAAGATGTTACAATAGCTTATGAAACCTATGGGACCTTAAACAAGCAGAAAAGTAATGCGATTTTAGTCTGTCACGCCCTCTCTGGTAATGCCCATGTGGCAGGATGGCATGAGGGAGACCGGAAACCTGGCTGGTGGGATAATATAATCGGCCCAGGCAAATGCCTGGACACCGATCGATACTTCATCATCTGCTCCAATGTACTGGGAGGATGCCAGGGATCAACCGGACCTTCATCCCTAAATCCAGAAACAGGGAAACAATACGCATTGGAATTCCCTATCATCACCATCAAAGACATGGTAAAAGCCCAGAAAAAATTAATTGACCACCTCCAAATCAAACAACTATTCTCAGTAGTAGGTGGATCCATGGGTGGCATGCAGGTCCTCCAGTGGTGTGTATCTTACCCTGATATGGTCAGATCAGCCATTCCCATTGCCACTACATCCTATTCATCACCCCAACAAATAGCCTTCAATGAAGTGGGAAGAAGAGCCATAATCAGTGACCCCCACTGGAATGAAGGTAACTATTATGAAGGAGAATTTCCAGACAGTGGCCTGGCCCTGGCCCGTATGATTGGCCACATAACTTACCTCAGTAACGAATCAATGTATGAGAAATTCGGAAGAAGACTCCAGGACAAAGAAGAGTACAGTTTTGATTTTTCCACAGACTTTGAGGTGGAAAGCTACCTCCACTACCAGGGAGACACCTTCACCAAGAGGTTTGATGCCAACTCATATCTCTACATCTCCAAAGCCATTGACTATTTTGACCTGACAGAAAACGGAACAGTATCCTTATCCGAAGCATTAAAGAATGTCAAAGCCAGAGTATTAGTAATATCAGTTGATTCGGACTGGCTTTACACGCCAGCTGAGTCTAAAGAAATAGTAATGGCTATGACTGCCAATGAAGTGGATGTCAGTTACTGCCAGATCAAATCCAGCTATGGTCACGATGCATTCCTCTTGGAAGCTGGACAACTCAGCTACATTATAAACGGATTTTTCAGTGAAACCCTGGTGGTAGATGTGATGACCATCCATGCCGCCACCATAACCGAAGACTCCAGTATTGAAGAAGCAGCAGAGTTAATGCTGGATGAGAAAGTCACCCACCTACCTGTGGTCTCAGAAGATTATAGAATGCTGGGAATAGTTACGGCGTGGGATATTTCCAAAGCAGTAGCTCTCAAATATGATAAACTGGACCAAATCATGACCCGTGACGTTGTAACAGCACTACCCCAGGACCCAATTGAATTAGCTGCACGGAAAATGAGAAAACATAACATATCTTCACTGCCGGTGGTCAATGATCAAGGAAATGTCCTGGGTCTGATAACCACGGACCACATAAGCACCCTCATTGCCGGGGACAAATATTAACTGGACAATATTAAGAAAAAGCAAATATTAAACAAGACAATATTATGAATTGGCAAATATTAAACTGGAAAATTCTTAAGGGACAATTATTAAGAATTTTAACCCCCATATAATATTAGATTAGAGTATTAGAATTATTCACTATTAATAAAGGTTATTCAAGTATTAATAAAAAAACTAGGTGATATACAATGAGTTATATGGATCATTCTGCAACATCACCCGTTAACCCGGAAGTCCTGGAGGCCATGCTACCCTACTTCACAGAATCATTTGGAAACGCCTCTACATTATACGCTCTGGGAAGGGAAGCCAGAACTGCCATGGAAAACGGCAGAAAACAGGTAGCATCACTCATCGGTGCCAAACCAGAAGAAGTGTACTTCACCAGTGGAGGTACAGAATCAGATAACATAGCAATCAAGGGAACTGCCAGCAGACTTAAAAACAAGGGCAACCACATCATCACCAGTGACATTGAACACCCTGCAGTGGAAGAAACCTGTAAATATCTGGAAAAAAACGGATACACAGTTACATACCTCCCGGTGGGAGAAGAAGGTATAGTAAAAGTTTCTGATGTGGAAGAAGCAATCACTGATAAAACCATTTTAATCACAGTGATGCATGCCAACAATGAAATCGGCACTATCCAGCCCATTAAAGAGATCGGGGCCCTGGCCAGGGAAAAAGGAATCTACTTCCACACCGATGCAGTGCAGAGCGTGGGTAAAATACCAGTCAATGTCGAAGATATGAATGTGGACATGTTATCCATATCTGCCCACAAACTCTACGGACCCAAAGGAATCGGAGCACTCTACATCAAGAAAGGAGTAAGGGTAGATCCATTACTCCACGGTGGAGGTCACGAGAGGGGTATGCGTCCTGGAACTGAGAACGTACCTGGAATCGTGGGACTGGGTAAGGCCTGCCAGATTGCCGAAGAGAACCTGGAGAAAAACATGGAATACGTCTCTTCACTCCGGGACCGGTTAATAAAAGGAGTTCTGGAGACCATTGAGCAATCATACCTCAACGGACACCCCACCAAAAGACTCCCCAACAATGCCAACTTCCGTTTCAGTAGTATAGAAGGAGAATCGCTGGTACTGCAACTGGATGCCAAGGGAATCAACGCTTCCACAGGTTCTGCATGCTCCTCCAAAAAACTGGAACCATCCCATGTCCTGATGGCCATAGGACTCAAAGAAGTTGATGCCCACGGATCACTCCGCA contains:
- the nifS gene encoding cysteine desulfurase NifS — protein: MSYMDHSATSPVNPEVLEAMLPYFTESFGNASTLYALGREARTAMENGRKQVASLIGAKPEEVYFTSGGTESDNIAIKGTASRLKNKGNHIITSDIEHPAVEETCKYLEKNGYTVTYLPVGEEGIVKVSDVEEAITDKTILITVMHANNEIGTIQPIKEIGALAREKGIYFHTDAVQSVGKIPVNVEDMNVDMLSISAHKLYGPKGIGALYIKKGVRVDPLLHGGGHERGMRPGTENVPGIVGLGKACQIAEENLEKNMEYVSSLRDRLIKGVLETIEQSYLNGHPTKRLPNNANFRFSSIEGESLVLQLDAKGINASTGSACSSKKLEPSHVLMAIGLKEVDAHGSLRISLGTENTTEDIDYTITAIGEVVERLRSMSPLWCPAKEN
- a CDS encoding homoserine O-acetyltransferase, whose translation is MKKESVGVVETKHYNLSEELILDGGDSLKDVTIAYETYGTLNKQKSNAILVCHALSGNAHVAGWHEGDRKPGWWDNIIGPGKCLDTDRYFIICSNVLGGCQGSTGPSSLNPETGKQYALEFPIITIKDMVKAQKKLIDHLQIKQLFSVVGGSMGGMQVLQWCVSYPDMVRSAIPIATTSYSSPQQIAFNEVGRRAIISDPHWNEGNYYEGEFPDSGLALARMIGHITYLSNESMYEKFGRRLQDKEEYSFDFSTDFEVESYLHYQGDTFTKRFDANSYLYISKAIDYFDLTENGTVSLSEALKNVKARVLVISVDSDWLYTPAESKEIVMAMTANEVDVSYCQIKSSYGHDAFLLEAGQLSYIINGFFSETLVVDVMTIHAATITEDSSIEEAAELMLDEKVTHLPVVSEDYRMLGIVTAWDISKAVALKYDKLDQIMTRDVVTALPQDPIELAARKMRKHNISSLPVVNDQGNVLGLITTDHISTLIAGDKY